TTCAACCTCCTGCCGGGGCTGCCCCTCGACGGGGGAAGGCTGCTCCGGTTGGCCTGGTGGACGATAGGGGGCGACTTCCGGGCCGCGGGCAGGGCTGCCGCCTGGGCCGGGCAGACTCTGGCCTTCCTGCTGGTGGTGCTGGGGGCCTTCCGCGTCTTCCGGGGAGACTGGCTCACTGGGCTGTGGGTGACTTCGTCGGGCTGGCTGCTTCGGAACGCCTCCGTGTCCAGCTTCCGGCAGATCGTGGTGCGCGAGGTGATGGGCGACATCTCCGCCAGGCAGATCATGAGCCAGGACTACGTCAGCGTGAGCCCTGATCTGAGCGTGAGGCAGCTGGTGGAGGACTACGTGGTCCGCCGGTACCAGCACGCCTACCCGGTCCTGGGCGATGGTCAGCTGCTGGGGATCGTCTGCCCGCATGACGTGAGCCAGGTGGAGACCTCCCGCTGGGACAGCACCTCCGTGGGGGAGATCATGACGCCGGCCTCGGAGCTGCAGGTGGTGCGCCCGGAGGACGACGGCAACCTGATTCTGGAGCGACTGGCCCTCAGGGATCTCCATCAGTTGCCCGTGGTGGAGAACGGCCGCCTGGCCGGGATGGTAAGCCGCAACGACGTAGTGCGGTTTCTCCAGTGGCAGACGGAGTTGGGCATGTACACGTAGGAGCCGGGGCGCACAGAGTGCGCCCCGGCTCCTACGCTAGGCTACCGCCCGGCGGCTGGTGCGCTCGCCGAGCCTACCGCGCGTACGGGTCGGCGGCGTCGCGCAGGCCGTCGCCCACGAAGTTGAAGCCCAGCACCGCGATAACGACGAAGGCGCCCGGCAACAGGAGCCAGGGGGCCTGCGCAACCACGCGCAGCTTCTGCGCCTCGTTCAAGATCACCCCCCAGCTGACCGCCGGCGGCCGCATGCCCACCCCCAGGAAGCTGAGCGAAGTCTCCCCGAGGATCATGCCGGGAATGGCAAGCGTGAGGTTGGCGATCAGGTAGCTGAGAAACGAGGGCACCAGATGCCGCACGATGATGCGAAACTCCGAGGCGCCCGAGATGCGGGCCGCGACTACGAAGTCCTCCTCGCGCAGAGAGAGGAAGCGACCGCGCACCACCCTCGCCAGACCGGTCCAGTGAATGAAGGACAGTATGACCAGGATGGAGAAGTAGATCTTCACGGGCGACCAGTACACGGGCAGGGCGGCCGCCAGCGCCATCCACAGCGGTATCTCAGGTATAGAGCGGAGGAACTCGATCACGCGCTGGACGATGGTATCCACTACGCCGCCGTAGTAGCCCGAGGCCCCGCCGATCAGCACCCCCAACACCAGAGAGATGATTATGCCCACGAAGCCCACCGACAGAGAGATGCGACCTCCGTGAATGATGCGAGAGAGCATGTCCCTGCCCATACGGTCGCTACCGATCAGGAACAACGATCGCTCGCCGCCTTCCAAGCCGAAGAGGTGCAGGTCGCTCTCGATGAGCCCGAACATACTGTAGGGATCGCCGTGCACGAAGAACTGGATGTAGTGCTTGACGCTCGTGTCGTCGGTATAGGTCTTGGTAAGGGTGCGCGAGTCTACGTGTTGCTCCAGCCCGTAGACGAACGGACGGAGACTGAAGTTGCCCTCGGTGTCTCGGAAATGGATGGTCCGTGGCGGCACGAAGAGCAACTTGGTGTTTTGCTTGTTGTGGTCGTAAGGCGCGAAGAAGTCAGCGAATATGGCGACCGTGTACAGAACTGACAGCACAATCACGCTGAACACGGCCAGCTTGTGCTTGCGGAAGCGCCAGTACATGAGCTTCCACTGCGAGGCCACGAACACGCTCGCCGTCTCCTCGCGATCCGGTGCCTCCTGCCACTCGGTGGTGGCCACACCAGCTTGGGTCATCATCCACCCTCTCGATATATCTTCCCAGGCTAATCGCTGAGCCGGATACGCGGATCGAGCCAGGCCAGCAAGACGTCGGATATCAGGGTTCCCAGGACTGTCAGGAAGCTCAGAAGCATCAGGAAGCTGCCCGCCAGGTACATGTCCTGGCTCATGAGCGAGTGGAGCAGGATGGGGCCAGTGGTGGGAAGGCCGAGCACGATGGAGATGATGGTGGTACCCGAGATGAGCCCCGGGAGCGACCAGCCCACGGTGCTGACGAAGGGGTTGAGCGCTACCCGGACCGGGTACTTGATGATGACGCGGTTCTCTTTGAGGCCTTTGGCCCGCGCGGTCACCACGTATGGCTTGTGTAGCTCGTCCAACATCATGGCCCGCATGGTGCGGATGAGTCCAGCGCTTCCTAGCAATCCCAGAATCAGTACGGGCAACACTGCATGCTTGAGCAGGTCCACCACCTTACCCAGGCTCCAGGCTGCCTCGCGGTACTCAGGCGAAAACAGCCCCGTGATGTTGGTGCCCGTCTTTACGAAGACAAACCACATGAGGACCAGCGCCACCAGGAACTGAGGAATAGCGGCCCCTAGGAAGGCCATGCCGGTGAACAGGTAATCCCCTACGCTGTACTGCTTCACCGCCGAGTATACGCCGATGGGAAAAGCAGTGATCCAGTGGATGATGAGAGCTAAGAAGGAAATGACGAAGGTGAGAGCCATCGGCTCCATGAGCAGGTCTATGACCGGTTTGTTCCATTCGAACGACTGACCGAAGTCACCTCGAAGCAGGTTGCGCATCCACTTGGCGTACTGCAGGTAGATCGGCTGGCCGAGGCCGTAGCGCACCTTGAGCGACTCGATGGTGGCCTGATCTACCGTCTCTCCCGTGCTGCTCAGGCGAGCGATGTACGAGGTCAACCAGTCGCCTGGTGGCAACTGAATGATGACGAAAGTCACGACCGAGATCGCCAGCAGGGTCGGAATCATGAAAACGAACCGACGCAGGATATACCGTAGCATCCACTCCCCTCCGTCAGGGTCTAGCTCGCGCTAAGGGCTGTCGGGCTCGCCCAGTAACGACAGAGCGTTACCGCACAGGACGGCGTGCTTCACGCGGTCGTCTACGCTGGCGCAGCGGATCCTCTCCATACATACGTTAGCATAAGATATACCATAATTGCTGCCATTCAGCACGCGAGGGCCGAAGCCCGTTTGCACCAGTTGTTCCAGTGCTAGCCCAGTCTCCAGGTTGGAGAGTTCCAGGTACAGGTTCGGTGCTCTCCGCAGAGCGGCGATGATCTCGTACCACTGGCTCCGGTTGGCGCCCACCATCAGTACCTTGAGCTCGGGGAACCTCTGAGCCAGCTCCAGGGCCTGGTTCGGCTGGCCGCCGGCCCAGGGTACACCGCGGGCGGTGTTGAGCGCCACGACCACGGGCCAGCCACGCGCCAGTGCTGCCTCGGCTAGGGCACTGGCCTCGTCGCCGTCCAGTCGGTTGCGGTAGAAGGCGGGGGCGATACGGACGGCCCGCACCCCCAGTTCCGTCCATTCCTCGACCCTGGCTCGCCATCGACCCCCATCGTTCAGGTCCACCACGGGGACGGGCAGGAGACGCTTCGCGTGCCCGGCCACGGCATCGAACAAGGCCCGGTTCCCTGCTTCCGGCTCGTGCATGCACGCGGTTAGGTGAGAGACCAGACCCCGCTCGATGCCGAACCGATCCATGCTGCGGAGCATCTGCTCGGCTGAATCCACCCCGACGGGACGCCATCCCAACTGACCCAGGACCAGGTTGGCATCGAAGGCAGTCATCGGCCGATCCCCACGAGTCTGGCCGCGTTCGCGCCCAGTATCAGATCGCGTTCGAGCTCCGTCAGGTCGGCGGCCCGAACCTGAGCCAGGCAGTGGGAGGGCTCCAGGAACGGATTGTCGGTGCCGTAGAGCACGCGTTCGGGCCCCACGGCGGCGACGAAAGCTTCAATGCGGCCCACGTCGGCGCAGGAAGCGCAGATGTCGAGGTAGGTGTTGGGGACGGAAGCCGCGTCCGCCAGGCAGTCGGCCCAGGCGTAGCCGCCGGAATGGCCTACGATGAAGCTGACCCGCGGATGACGGCGGGCGGCAGCCACTACCTGCTGCACCTCGGCCGGGGAAAAAGTGTGAGCCAACACGGGGACTCCGTACTCCTCGCCCTTGGCATAGATGGGGTCGTAGCGGGAGTCATCGTAGGCAACGTTATTGTGGGAGCGATGCACCTTGATGCCTCTGAAGCCCTCATGGCCCAGGTAGCGATCTGCCTCCGTCAGCGACTCCTCGACATGGCGCGGGCTCAGGATCACGAACCCGATGAGCCGATCGGGGTAGGCCCGGACCACCTCGAGGGTGACCCGGTTCCCCTCCCTCATATCGCAGCGCAGGTAGCGACTGGCCGAGGTGCAGGCCATGTCCACGCCGGCCCGATCCATCATACCGATGGCGTCGGCCACCGTGGGTCGGACTCCCTCCTCGGGCCAGGTCACCCCGACGTGCGCATGAACGTCCAGTATCATGGCGCCCGCTTCCCCATCCGGCATAATGAGTCGAGGGCCGTGCCGCTCGTCGTGCACGGCCCTCGTGAGGCTCAGGCTATCACTGGCGGCGCCAGAGTTGGAACGGCCAGCCGATGCCCTCGTGGTAGGTGCGGTACTCCGCCGGAGCCGCCACCGGGGCGTTGACGATGCCGTTCTTTACGATCATCGGCTGGATGTCTATCGAGCAGGTGCCGATGATGTAGACGTTTTCGTTATGCCGATCCAGGATCTTGCGGCCCAGCTCCAACCGCTTGGCCTCGTCCGGCTCCTGCTTGAGCTGGTTGTACCAGTCGATGATCTCCTTGATCTCATCCGGCGGCTCCATCCCCGCCTCGGGGTTGAGGGCCCACTGAGCATAGGCCGGAGCCCAGTAGCAGCTGCCGTAGGGAACGAACCACACTGGGTCGAGGATCCAGAGGATCTTGGCGATGTCGTACGAGGGCATCATGCTCTCGTTGGCAAGGGCGCGCTGGCTCCACAAGGAGCGCTCGATCTCCCGGGCCTGAGCGTCTATGCCCAGCTGCTGCCAGTAGCTGGCCACCTGGCTGAAGATGTCTATGACCGGCACACCCATCTCGCTGGGATAGCACTCCAGCAAGAGCTGCAGGCGTTCACCATCTGGCCGCAGCCGGAAGCCGTCGTCGTCCCGCTGGTCCAGTCCGATGCTGTCCAGGAGCTCGTTGGCCCGGTCCGGGTCGTACTCGATGGCGGTGGTGCCGTAGCCCTCTTTGTAGAAGGGGTCACGGGTGCTGCCCACCGGGTTGCCGGGCGTGGCCAGGCTGAACCAGAAGAGGTCGTTCATCTCTTCCCGGTTCAGGCCGTAAGACAGGGCGTGGCGGAATTCCTTGGTCTGGAAGATCGCCCGCACTGGATCATCGGGCCAGCTCTGGTTGACGTAGACGCAGGGGAAGGGGCCACCGATCCAGTGCCGCACCTCATAGCCGCCGGCCTCGGCGTTCTCGGTGAGGAGCGAGTAGTTGGCGAAGCCCATGTGCCGGTACTGGTAGTCTACTTCGCCGGCGATGGTCTTCATCATGATCACTTCGTTGTTCTCGGCTAGATCAACCACTACTCGCTCGAAGTAGGGCAGCTGCTGCCCGGCGGTGTCCACCTTCCAGTAGTAAGGGTTGCGGACGCTGGTCATGCGCTGGGCGGGGAAGGGAGTCTCCACCTTCCAGGCCCAGAGGACCGGGCAATCGGGGTTGTTCATGGTGTCGTTGCGGTTGGCGAACAGCTCGTACCAGTGCTCGAACCCGGCCTCCTTGATCTTGGCGGCCAACTCGTCGGCATCGGCGTAGTTGGGATGGAACTGGGACAAGTAGTGCTTGGGGGCGATGATTCCCGGTCCCTGGAAGGCCAAGAACTCGATGAGGATGCCGTAGGGAGCAGCGAACTTGAAGGTGACGGTGTAGTCGTCCACCTTCTCGATTACCACCGGCTCACCTCCCACCACCAGCCAGGCGGGGAAGGTGGGCATGAGCTCCTTGTTGAGGGCCATGTCCTGGTACCAGAACATGATGTCGTCGGCGGTGAAGGGCTCACCGTCAGACCACCTCATGCCCTCGCGCAGGTAGAAGGTGTAGGTGCGACCATCGTCGGTGACGTCCCATCCCTTGGCTATGTTGGGGATGGCCTTGAGCTCCTCGCCGTGGTAGTCCCAGCGGGTGAAGGCCTCGTACAGCAGGATCCGATGCCCGGTGAGGTCGGCAGGGCCGGTGAGCACGCGGTGCAGGTCGTCCGAGTACTGACCGATCTCCTCGTAGGGCTCGACGATGACGGGCTCCTTGGGCAGGCGCTCCTCCACCGGGGGTAGCTCGCCCGCGGCCACTCTCGCGGCCAGGCTGGGAGCCTCGGTGTACTTGGAGGCCGGGGCAGCCGTCGCTTCTGGCGCGGCGGTGGCTTCGGGCGCTGTGGTGGCCTCGGGAGGTTGAGTTGCCTGAGCAGGAGGCGCAGTGGGTTCCGGGGTCGCTGTGGGGGCGGGGCGGGAGCCGCACGCGGCTACCGCTGCTGCTGTAGTGGCTACTCCGGCCGTGCGAAGGAACGAACGTCGGGTCAACACGCTGTCGGCCATACTTCTCTCTCCTGTCGCTGTTGTGCGGGGAACCCCAAAGCTCGGCCCACATTACACCACGCAGTGACGCACATTGTCAACTGATGGTAACAGATCAGGGTCGGTAGGCTGAGCGTGCCCGAGCGGTAGGTCTCACTACTCGCCCTGCCTGCCGACGCGCTTGCCCCCCTTGGGCGTTCATGCTAGACTTGGCCTCAGTTCCGCGATGTTACACCATATGGGTAGGCGATTGGTGCAGGCAACGGGCGCTGCCAAGCGCGTGAAGAAGGCCGAGGAGCCAGACCGCCGGTCTGGATAGGCCTATTGCCTGTCTGCAGCATGCGGCCAGCCAAACCGGACGGTAAGTGCTGGCCGCTTTCGTTTGCCCATTGCGGGACCGCCGGCGGTCCGGGGGTGCTCGATGGCGAGCCGTTCTGCCACCTACGGCATGGAGGTCATGTATGCCGCTGAACGACTTCGCCATCATCGAGTCCACCCTGCGCGAGGGGGAGCAGTTCGTAGGCGCCAACTTCACCCCCGAGCAGAAGGTCCAGATCGCTCAGGCGCTGAGCGAGTTCGGGGTGGAGTACATCGAGCTCACTTCGCCGGCTGCCAGCCCCCAGAGCTTTGAGGACTGTCGCCGCGTGGCCAGGCTGGGGCTGAAGTGCAAGGTGCTGACTCATATTCGCTGCGCCATGAGCGACGCCCGGTTAGCGGTCGAGAGCGGCGTGGACGGGATAGACGTCGTATTTGGCACCTCGGCGCTGCTCCGGCAGTACAGCCACGGCAAGAGCATCCAGGAGATCACCGATGCTGCCATCGAGGTGGTCTCTTTCATCAAGGATCAGGGGCTGGAGGTCCGCTTCAGCTCCGAGGACAGCTTCCGCAGTGACTCGAAGGATCTGTTCCACATCTACAGCGCCGTAGACCAGATCGGCGTGAACAGGATCGGATTGGCGGATACCGTAGGTGTGGCTACGCCCATGCAAGTGCACCGTCTGGTCAGCACTCTGCGGGACGTGGTGTACGCCGACATCGAGTTCCACGCTCACAACGATACTGGGTGCGCCATCGCCAACAGCTTCGCCGCCCTCGACGCTGGCGCTACCCACATCGACACCAGTGTACTCGGGATTGGCGAGCGTAACGGCATTACTCCTCTCGGTGGCTTCGTGGCTCGCATGTACTCGCTGGACCGGGAGCTCGTGAAGCGGAAGTACCGGCTGGAGATGCTTCGCGACCTGGACCGCATGGTGGCCGAGTTCGTGGGCATCGCTGTGCCTTTCAACAACTACATCACCGGCATCACCGCCTTCACCCACAAGGCTGGCATCCACGCCAAGGCCGTACTCAACCGGCCAGAGACGTACGAAATCCTGAACCCGCAGGACTTCGGCATGACCCGCTATATCTCCATCGCCCACCGGCTAACTGGCTGGAATGCGGTCAAGGATCGGGCCGAGCAGCTGGGCCTCGACCTCAGCGACGACGAAGTCAAGGCGATAACGGCGCACATCAAGGCCCTGGCCGATACCAGGCCGCTGCACCTGGGCGACGTGGATCACCTACTGCGGCAGTGGGTGGAGAACGGGGGCCGGCTTCTGCAAGACTCCCCTGAGGAGGATGGTGTTGAGTAGGGGCTTCACTCTGGCGGAGAAGACCATCGGACGGGCGGCCGGCCGGGAAGTGCGGGCGGGTGACCTCACGGTGGTCAATGTGGGCATGGCCATGAGCGTGGACAGTATCGCCCCCAGCGTCATCAAGGCCATGAAGGAGGAGTTCCGGGTGCCGCGGGTGGCTGACCCAGGGCGGATAGCGCTGTTCGTGGATCACGTTGCCCCCGCCTGCAACCTCTCCACAGCCGAAGGGCAGGCGGAGGTGCGGCGCTTCGCGGCCGAGCAGGGCATCCGGCAGTTCTACGACGTCGGCTCCGGCATCTGCCATCAGCTCATGATCGAGAAGGGCCTGGCACGGCCCGGCGAGGTAGTGCTTGGGTCGGACTCTCACTCGACCGCGTATGGCGCCATCGGGGCCTTCGGTACGGGCATGGGGGCGACCGACATTGCCCTGGCCTTCGCCACCGGCAAGATCTGGCTCAAGGTGCCCGAGTCTATCCGGGTGAACCTCGTCGGAAGTATGCCCGACGGGGTAATGTCCAAGGACGCCATCCTGCACCTAATCGGCCGAC
This DNA window, taken from Anaerolineae bacterium, encodes the following:
- a CDS encoding amidohydrolase family protein: MTAFDANLVLGQLGWRPVGVDSAEQMLRSMDRFGIERGLVSHLTACMHEPEAGNRALFDAVAGHAKRLLPVPVVDLNDGGRWRARVEEWTELGVRAVRIAPAFYRNRLDGDEASALAEAALARGWPVVVALNTARGVPWAGGQPNQALELAQRFPELKVLMVGANRSQWYEIIAALRRAPNLYLELSNLETGLALEQLVQTGFGPRVLNGSNYGISYANVCMERIRCASVDDRVKHAVLCGNALSLLGEPDSP
- a CDS encoding ABC transporter permease, with the protein product MLRYILRRFVFMIPTLLAISVVTFVIIQLPPGDWLTSYIARLSSTGETVDQATIESLKVRYGLGQPIYLQYAKWMRNLLRGDFGQSFEWNKPVIDLLMEPMALTFVISFLALIIHWITAFPIGVYSAVKQYSVGDYLFTGMAFLGAAIPQFLVALVLMWFVFVKTGTNITGLFSPEYREAAWSLGKVVDLLKHAVLPVLILGLLGSAGLIRTMRAMMLDELHKPYVVTARAKGLKENRVIIKYPVRVALNPFVSTVGWSLPGLISGTTIISIVLGLPTTGPILLHSLMSQDMYLAGSFLMLLSFLTVLGTLISDVLLAWLDPRIRLSD
- the lysS gene encoding homocitrate synthase — its product is MPLNDFAIIESTLREGEQFVGANFTPEQKVQIAQALSEFGVEYIELTSPAASPQSFEDCRRVARLGLKCKVLTHIRCAMSDARLAVESGVDGIDVVFGTSALLRQYSHGKSIQEITDAAIEVVSFIKDQGLEVRFSSEDSFRSDSKDLFHIYSAVDQIGVNRIGLADTVGVATPMQVHRLVSTLRDVVYADIEFHAHNDTGCAIANSFAALDAGATHIDTSVLGIGERNGITPLGGFVARMYSLDRELVKRKYRLEMLRDLDRMVAEFVGIAVPFNNYITGITAFTHKAGIHAKAVLNRPETYEILNPQDFGMTRYISIAHRLTGWNAVKDRAEQLGLDLSDDEVKAITAHIKALADTRPLHLGDVDHLLRQWVENGGRLLQDSPEEDGVE
- a CDS encoding ABC transporter substrate-binding protein — translated: MADSVLTRRSFLRTAGVATTAAAVAACGSRPAPTATPEPTAPPAQATQPPEATTAPEATAAPEATAAPASKYTEAPSLAARVAAGELPPVEERLPKEPVIVEPYEEIGQYSDDLHRVLTGPADLTGHRILLYEAFTRWDYHGEELKAIPNIAKGWDVTDDGRTYTFYLREGMRWSDGEPFTADDIMFWYQDMALNKELMPTFPAWLVVGGEPVVIEKVDDYTVTFKFAAPYGILIEFLAFQGPGIIAPKHYLSQFHPNYADADELAAKIKEAGFEHWYELFANRNDTMNNPDCPVLWAWKVETPFPAQRMTSVRNPYYWKVDTAGQQLPYFERVVVDLAENNEVIMMKTIAGEVDYQYRHMGFANYSLLTENAEAGGYEVRHWIGGPFPCVYVNQSWPDDPVRAIFQTKEFRHALSYGLNREEMNDLFWFSLATPGNPVGSTRDPFYKEGYGTTAIEYDPDRANELLDSIGLDQRDDDGFRLRPDGERLQLLLECYPSEMGVPVIDIFSQVASYWQQLGIDAQAREIERSLWSQRALANESMMPSYDIAKILWILDPVWFVPYGSCYWAPAYAQWALNPEAGMEPPDEIKEIIDWYNQLKQEPDEAKRLELGRKILDRHNENVYIIGTCSIDIQPMIVKNGIVNAPVAAPAEYRTYHEGIGWPFQLWRRQ
- a CDS encoding ABC transporter permease, with amino-acid sequence MTQAGVATTEWQEAPDREETASVFVASQWKLMYWRFRKHKLAVFSVIVLSVLYTVAIFADFFAPYDHNKQNTKLLFVPPRTIHFRDTEGNFSLRPFVYGLEQHVDSRTLTKTYTDDTSVKHYIQFFVHGDPYSMFGLIESDLHLFGLEGGERSLFLIGSDRMGRDMLSRIIHGGRISLSVGFVGIIISLVLGVLIGGASGYYGGVVDTIVQRVIEFLRSIPEIPLWMALAAALPVYWSPVKIYFSILVILSFIHWTGLARVVRGRFLSLREEDFVVAARISGASEFRIIVRHLVPSFLSYLIANLTLAIPGMILGETSLSFLGVGMRPPAVSWGVILNEAQKLRVVAQAPWLLLPGAFVVIAVLGFNFVGDGLRDAADPYAR
- a CDS encoding amidohydrolase, translated to MILDVHAHVGVTWPEEGVRPTVADAIGMMDRAGVDMACTSASRYLRCDMREGNRVTLEVVRAYPDRLIGFVILSPRHVEESLTEADRYLGHEGFRGIKVHRSHNNVAYDDSRYDPIYAKGEEYGVPVLAHTFSPAEVQQVVAAARRHPRVSFIVGHSGGYAWADCLADAASVPNTYLDICASCADVGRIEAFVAAVGPERVLYGTDNPFLEPSHCLAQVRAADLTELERDLILGANAARLVGIGR
- a CDS encoding CBS domain-containing protein → MGTRSWMLGRFLGTLVYVDSSWPLILVLFAWTLAAGYLPRDHPGWPVWQRWLGGSLAAGLLFLSVLVHELAHALLARGLGEETDRVTLFFFGRASQAVDPPLNRGAELAVALAGPVTSLAQAGLLALGWRLLLPYTGFLAAVFYYVGWAVAFVAGFNLLPGLPLDGGRLLRLAWWTIGGDFRAAGRAAAWAGQTLAFLLVVLGAFRVFRGDWLTGLWVTSSGWLLRNASVSSFRQIVVREVMGDISARQIMSQDYVSVSPDLSVRQLVEDYVVRRYQHAYPVLGDGQLLGIVCPHDVSQVETSRWDSTSVGEIMTPASELQVVRPEDDGNLILERLALRDLHQLPVVENGRLAGMVSRNDVVRFLQWQTELGMYT